A window of the Verrucomicrobiia bacterium genome harbors these coding sequences:
- the ispG gene encoding flavodoxin-dependent (E)-4-hydroxy-3-methylbut-2-enyl-diphosphate synthase — translation MIERKKTRQVSIGGVTVGGDAPIRIQSMCTTHTRDVEATVDQIHQLTEAGCEIVRVACPTEEDARALGKIRSRIKIPLVADIHFNYRFALIALDEGVDKLRLNPGNIGKKERTVEIVQKAKARKVPIRIGVNGGSLEKDLMEKYGPTPEALVESAKRHVQILEELDFHDIILSLKASDVPTMVATYRLASQTFDYPLHLGVTEAGTLLRGSVYSAIGIGMLLHDGIGDTIRVSLTAESVEELKVGKMILEALNIRKGVRVISCPSCGRAEVDVFKLAAQVEDRAMKLNDPMTISVLGCVVNGPGEAHESDFGVTGGKDKGMIYIDGKQHRVVDENALVDELFKEIDAKKNAPSNTADSTAAPKE, via the coding sequence ATGATCGAAAGAAAGAAAACGCGGCAGGTGAGCATCGGCGGCGTGACCGTCGGCGGCGACGCTCCCATTCGCATCCAGTCCATGTGCACGACGCACACGCGCGACGTGGAAGCGACAGTCGACCAGATCCACCAGCTGACGGAAGCCGGCTGCGAAATCGTCCGCGTGGCCTGTCCCACGGAAGAAGACGCGCGCGCGCTCGGCAAAATCCGCAGCCGCATCAAGATCCCGCTTGTCGCCGACATCCACTTCAATTACCGCTTCGCGCTGATCGCGCTCGACGAAGGCGTGGACAAATTGCGCCTGAACCCCGGCAACATCGGCAAGAAAGAACGTACGGTCGAGATCGTGCAGAAGGCGAAGGCCCGCAAAGTCCCGATCCGTATCGGCGTGAACGGCGGCTCGCTGGAAAAAGACCTGATGGAAAAATACGGGCCCACGCCCGAAGCGCTGGTCGAAAGCGCCAAGCGCCACGTCCAAATCCTCGAAGAACTCGATTTTCACGACATCATTCTCTCGCTCAAGGCTTCCGATGTTCCGACCATGGTCGCGACGTATCGTCTCGCCAGCCAGACGTTCGATTATCCGCTGCATCTGGGCGTGACCGAGGCCGGCACGCTGCTGCGCGGCAGCGTTTACAGCGCCATCGGCATCGGCATGCTGCTGCACGACGGCATCGGCGACACGATCCGCGTTTCGCTGACGGCCGAATCGGTCGAGGAGCTGAAAGTCGGCAAAATGATTTTGGAAGCGCTCAACATCCGCAAGGGCGTGCGCGTGATTTCCTGCCCGAGCTGCGGCCGCGCGGAAGTCGACGTGTTTAAGCTCGCGGCGCAGGTCGAAGACCGCGCCATGAAATTGAACGATCCCATGACGATCTCGGTGCTTGGCTGCGTCGTGAATGGCCCGGGCGAAGCTCATGAATCCGATTTCGGCGTGACCGGCGGCAAAGACAAGGGCATGATCTACATCGACGGCAAGCAGCATCGCGTGGTCGATGAAAATGCGCTGGTCGACGAACTTTTCAAGGAAATCGACGCCAAGAAGAACGCCCCTTCGAATACTGCAGACTCGACCGCCGCTCCCAAGGAATAA
- the mqnE gene encoding aminofutalosine synthase MqnE has protein sequence MSFFDYGPLQDIAEKVEAGEQLSFEDGVRLYRTNDLPLLGSLAQTVRRRINGNRVFYSINLHVNHTNVCTLRCLFCAFARRPGEEGGYTFSTDEIQDKVRQGIAKWQINEVHIVGGHNPDLGLDYYVDMFRKIREAAPSIYIKALTAPEIDDLAHRTGLSYRDVLAQLQAAGLDGLPGGGAEIFHPVTRRKICHEKIDADTWLAIHEIAHELGLRTNATMLYGHIESDEDRVDHVLRLRELQAKTKGFYSFIPLAYNSDNNPLQKLGEAGGFLDVKVYAVSRLLFDNIPHIKAHWITTGLKMGQVALSFGVDDLGGTNLNEKIVHDAGSETPVDLSQDEMVRLIRDAGYEPCLVDSSYQFVG, from the coding sequence ATGAGCTTCTTCGATTACGGGCCTCTCCAGGACATCGCGGAAAAAGTTGAAGCCGGAGAACAGCTTTCGTTCGAAGACGGCGTGCGGCTTTATCGCACCAACGATCTTCCGCTGCTCGGCAGCCTCGCGCAAACGGTACGCCGCCGCATCAACGGCAACCGCGTTTTCTACTCGATCAACCTCCACGTCAATCACACGAACGTCTGCACGCTGCGCTGCCTTTTCTGCGCGTTCGCGCGCCGTCCCGGCGAAGAGGGCGGCTATACCTTTTCCACGGACGAGATCCAGGACAAGGTCCGGCAGGGGATCGCGAAATGGCAGATCAATGAAGTCCACATCGTGGGCGGCCACAATCCCGATCTTGGCCTCGATTATTACGTGGACATGTTCCGCAAGATCCGCGAGGCCGCGCCTTCGATTTATATCAAGGCGCTGACGGCCCCGGAGATCGACGACCTGGCGCACCGTACCGGGCTTTCTTACCGCGACGTGCTCGCGCAGCTTCAGGCCGCGGGTCTGGACGGGCTTCCGGGCGGCGGCGCGGAAATCTTCCATCCGGTGACGCGGCGCAAGATCTGCCACGAAAAAATCGACGCGGATACGTGGCTGGCCATTCATGAAATAGCGCATGAGCTCGGCCTGCGGACGAACGCCACCATGCTTTACGGCCATATCGAGTCCGACGAAGACCGCGTCGACCACGTGCTTCGTCTCCGCGAACTGCAGGCCAAGACCAAGGGCTTTTATTCGTTTATCCCGCTGGCCTACAATTCAGACAACAACCCGCTCCAGAAACTGGGCGAGGCGGGCGGTTTCCTCGACGTGAAGGTTTATGCCGTGTCGCGGCTTCTCTTCGATAATATCCCGCACATCAAGGCGCACTGGATCACGACCGGTCTCAAGATGGGGCAGGTGGCGCTTTCCTTCGGGGTCGATGACCTGGGCGGGACCAACCTGAACGAAAAGATCGTCCACGACGCGGGTTCCGAAACGCCGGTCGACCTTTCCCAGGACGAGATGGTCCGCCTGATCCGTGACGCGGGCTACGAGCCGTGTCTCGTGGACAGTTCTTACCAGTTTGTCGGCTGA